The Melioribacteraceae bacterium genome includes a region encoding these proteins:
- a CDS encoding multifunctional oxoglutarate decarboxylase/oxoglutarate dehydrogenase thiamine pyrophosphate-binding subunit/dihydrolipoyllysine-residue succinyltransferase subunit: protein MDSTKYHKELFNHFGYNFGFVADLLDKYIEDNNSVPEYWQNYFRQLTGGETSPFSSVTIQKGASRKKDVPVTIISDSFDIAPEDQVVPITGVGAKIIENMTGSLSIPTATSLRTISVKLLEENRSIINQHLKRFGRGKISFTHLIAYALVQALKKFPNINNSFGIVNGKPSFIKKEYINLGIAVDIERKDGTRSLIVPNIKRSEVMDFSRFLDSYNDLIEKSKSGKLEPADFQNSTLTLTNPGGIGTVSSTPRLMNGQGCIIAVGAIDYPAEFKAMVPSALTSFGIGKVMNITSTYDHRIIQGAESGAFLAYVDKLLLGEERFYDNVFSDLKIPQKAVGWDLDTLSKRFSKIENIEEIEKQAKIVLLINMFRVRGHLIADINPLHPPKTFHQELDPANHGFTIWDYDRNFITGNLQGTRTGTLREILSILHQTYCEKIGVEFMHIQNPDEKLWLQTKMEPVKNRPSINPEDKKRIMEKLIIAEAFEHFLHTKFIGHKRFSLEGSETLIPVLDYLLSFAANENVQEIFLGMAHRGRLNVLSNIIGKSYTNIFSEFEDELDPDSPQGTGDVKYHLGASGNYKTKDGGEIKVSVASNPSHLEWVDPVVEGIIRAKQTRNSDSEKNKFVPVLIHGDAAFAGQGVVAETLNLSQLKGYRTGGTIHIIVNNQIGFTTAPEDARSSPYATDVAKMVQSPIFHVNGDDPEASLWVTQLAFEYRQKFKKDVVIDLIGYRRHGHNEGDDPVYTQPLMYKKIKAHPSVKEIYQNQLIRSGIMSDKEIESLDKNIYDLLEKALKETKKKGDKFKPDRPLAYSYEYYNNFPRNGDTRVSLELLKKVVKGITSFPQNFSLNPKLQKHIAKRKELLTGNTMIDWAFAEALAFGTLLVEKRPVRLSGQDSARGTFSQRHLIFTDMNNEEEVNPHNSIEEGQAKIEALDSLLSEAAVLGFEYGYSISDPLALVIWEAQFGDFANSAQVIIDNFIVGSYTKWQLPNNLVMLLPHGQEGQGPEHSSARLERFLILCAEENMYVCNPTTPAQYFHLLRRQVHSSTGESNGAFEKPLVVLTPKSLLRLPAARSPISDFTDGEFEEIIDDKIEDRSGIKTVILTSGKIFYELQNYREINEIKDSAIVRIEQYYPFNEILFSEILKSYPSATLVRWVQEEPKNMGAWSFLLPRLTNLLRENQRLVFTGRPESPSPASGSSRKHLVTQEEIIKKAFSGQ, encoded by the coding sequence ATGGACTCGACCAAATACCATAAAGAATTATTCAATCATTTCGGTTATAATTTCGGCTTCGTTGCCGACCTGCTAGACAAATATATTGAAGACAACAATTCTGTACCGGAATACTGGCAAAATTATTTCCGTCAGCTCACCGGAGGGGAAACATCTCCGTTCTCTTCAGTAACAATTCAAAAGGGCGCATCACGAAAAAAGGATGTCCCCGTTACAATTATATCAGATTCATTTGATATTGCTCCTGAAGATCAGGTAGTACCGATTACAGGCGTTGGGGCAAAGATCATAGAAAATATGACGGGAAGTTTAAGCATACCAACAGCCACATCGTTACGGACTATTTCCGTCAAACTTCTTGAAGAGAACAGATCAATAATCAATCAGCACCTGAAGAGGTTCGGACGGGGAAAGATCTCTTTTACACATTTAATTGCGTATGCTTTAGTACAGGCTCTGAAAAAATTTCCGAATATAAACAACTCATTCGGGATTGTTAACGGCAAGCCGAGTTTTATTAAAAAGGAATATATCAATTTAGGAATCGCCGTAGATATTGAACGGAAAGACGGGACACGATCGCTTATCGTACCAAATATAAAACGGTCCGAGGTAATGGATTTCAGCAGATTTCTTGATTCATACAATGACCTGATTGAAAAATCCAAGAGCGGAAAACTTGAACCTGCAGATTTTCAGAATTCAACACTTACATTAACAAATCCGGGCGGTATCGGTACAGTATCATCAACACCCCGTTTAATGAACGGACAGGGATGCATTATTGCTGTGGGAGCGATCGATTATCCGGCTGAATTCAAGGCAATGGTGCCTTCGGCTCTTACTTCTTTCGGAATCGGTAAGGTGATGAATATTACGAGTACTTACGACCACAGAATTATTCAAGGGGCAGAGTCGGGCGCATTTCTGGCTTATGTGGATAAACTTCTTCTGGGTGAAGAAAGATTTTACGACAATGTATTTTCTGATTTGAAAATACCCCAGAAAGCAGTTGGATGGGATTTGGATACTCTCTCCAAACGGTTTTCGAAAATTGAAAATATTGAAGAGATTGAGAAACAGGCAAAGATTGTACTGTTAATTAATATGTTCAGGGTAAGAGGTCATCTTATAGCTGATATCAATCCGCTACATCCGCCGAAAACTTTCCATCAGGAACTCGATCCTGCAAATCACGGATTTACAATATGGGATTACGACAGAAATTTTATCACAGGAAATCTTCAGGGTACGAGAACCGGTACACTGAGGGAGATACTCAGTATTCTGCATCAGACATACTGCGAAAAGATTGGTGTGGAATTCATGCATATTCAGAATCCCGATGAAAAATTGTGGCTTCAGACTAAGATGGAACCGGTAAAGAATAGACCCTCAATTAATCCGGAGGATAAAAAACGGATTATGGAGAAGTTGATTATCGCAGAGGCATTCGAACATTTCCTTCATACAAAGTTTATAGGACATAAAAGATTTTCACTTGAAGGGTCGGAGACATTAATACCTGTTCTCGATTACCTACTGAGTTTTGCAGCCAATGAAAATGTTCAGGAAATTTTTTTAGGAATGGCACATCGCGGCCGACTGAACGTTCTATCCAATATCATCGGTAAAAGTTATACGAATATATTTTCTGAATTTGAAGACGAGCTTGATCCTGATTCTCCGCAGGGTACGGGTGATGTAAAATATCATCTGGGTGCAAGCGGAAATTACAAAACGAAGGACGGCGGTGAAATAAAAGTATCGGTAGCCTCCAATCCATCGCACCTTGAATGGGTTGACCCTGTAGTAGAAGGAATTATCCGAGCAAAACAGACGAGAAATAGCGATTCCGAAAAGAATAAGTTTGTACCGGTATTGATTCACGGAGACGCTGCTTTTGCCGGTCAGGGAGTTGTTGCCGAGACTTTAAATCTATCTCAGTTAAAAGGATATAGAACAGGCGGAACAATCCACATAATAGTTAATAATCAGATCGGATTTACAACCGCTCCGGAGGATGCCAGGTCCTCACCCTATGCGACAGATGTTGCAAAGATGGTCCAGTCGCCTATTTTTCACGTAAACGGAGACGACCCCGAAGCCTCACTATGGGTAACACAACTTGCGTTTGAATACAGACAGAAGTTTAAGAAGGATGTTGTTATTGATCTGATCGGATACAGAAGGCATGGTCATAACGAAGGTGACGACCCCGTTTATACACAACCGCTTATGTACAAAAAAATCAAGGCACATCCATCGGTTAAGGAAATCTATCAGAATCAACTGATCAGGTCCGGTATCATGTCAGATAAAGAAATTGAATCTCTTGATAAAAATATTTATGACTTGCTAGAGAAAGCATTGAAAGAGACAAAGAAGAAAGGAGACAAATTCAAACCGGACAGGCCGCTTGCATATTCTTATGAATACTATAATAATTTCCCTCGTAACGGCGATACAAGAGTTTCACTCGAGCTCCTAAAAAAAGTTGTTAAGGGGATTACATCTTTTCCCCAGAACTTTTCACTTAATCCGAAACTTCAGAAGCACATTGCAAAGCGTAAGGAACTTCTTACAGGTAATACCATGATCGATTGGGCTTTTGCCGAAGCACTTGCATTCGGTACTTTGCTCGTTGAAAAAAGACCTGTTCGATTAAGCGGTCAGGATAGCGCACGCGGTACATTCAGTCAGAGGCACCTGATATTCACTGATATGAATAACGAAGAGGAAGTTAATCCTCATAATTCAATTGAAGAAGGGCAGGCAAAAATCGAGGCGCTTGACAGTCTCCTTTCAGAAGCAGCCGTACTCGGTTTCGAATACGGTTACAGTATTTCCGATCCGCTAGCTCTTGTTATATGGGAAGCGCAATTCGGCGACTTTGCCAACAGTGCCCAGGTTATAATAGATAATTTCATTGTAGGATCTTATACTAAATGGCAGCTTCCGAATAATCTTGTAATGCTCCTTCCGCACGGACAGGAAGGTCAGGGACCCGAGCACAGCAGCGCAAGACTCGAAAGGTTCCTGATACTTTGCGCAGAAGAGAATATGTACGTCTGTAATCCGACCACACCGGCTCAGTACTTTCACCTGTTAAGACGCCAGGTTCACAGCAGCACCGGCGAAAGTAACGGAGCTTTTGAAAAACCTCTTGTTGTACTAACACCTAAGAGCCTACTGCGACTGCCTGCAGCCCGTTCACCTATTTCTGATTTTACCGACGGAGAATTCGAAGAAATAATTGATGATAAGATTGAAGATAGATCAGGAATTAAGACAGTAATATTAACCAGCGGTAAAATATTTTATGAACTCCAGAATTACAGAGAAATAAATGAAATAAAGGATTCAGCAATTGTAAGAATTGAACAATATTACCCGTTTAACGAAATTCTTTTTTCCGAAATACTTAAGAGTTATCCTTCCGCCACACTAGTAAGATGGGTGCAGGAAGAGCCGAAAAATATGGGTGCCTGGAGTTTCCTTTTACCGAGACTGACAAATCTGTTAAGGGAAAACCAGAGATTAGTTTTTACAGGAAGACCTGAAAGCCCGAGTCCGGCCAGCGGTTCATCCAGAAAGCACCTTGTAACACAGGAAGAAATAATTAAGAAAGCGTTTAGCGGACAATGA
- a CDS encoding peptidoglycan DD-metalloendopeptidase family protein, with translation MIIKLTGKISKIIFTTIIAALFLTGCSSEEVERKENPVNYNSFGLAVDSLIEVHGTIGGGETLGEILLPHGLSDKQIFEIAEEARGIFPVRNFKAGDEYYIYAEWDTTETVHYFVYIRNPIEYVVFDLRDSIKVYHGRKEVEIRERAFASTIKNSLWQTLESNSVDPEVAVKLSEIYAWQIDFFRIMANDSLKVVFQELYVDEKPTGVGKILTASFRHRNEDFYAFRFEKNDEAEYYDEKGNSLRKAFLKAPLKFSRISSRFSSRRFHPVLGRYKAHLGTDYAAPTGTPIMTVGDGVVIEAGYTGGNGNYVKVRHNSTYTTQYLHMSKFAKGIRSGVAVKQGQIIGYVGSTGLATGPHVCFRFWKNGRQVDALREKLPSSNPVAKEDLPQFQMVKDSLAEKLISNTLN, from the coding sequence ATGATAATAAAATTGACAGGTAAAATTTCGAAGATAATATTTACAACGATTATTGCAGCTCTATTTCTAACAGGCTGTTCCAGTGAAGAAGTAGAAAGAAAAGAGAATCCGGTCAACTACAATTCTTTTGGCCTGGCAGTCGATTCACTAATTGAAGTTCACGGAACAATAGGCGGAGGTGAGACTCTCGGTGAAATTCTTTTACCTCACGGATTGAGTGATAAACAGATATTTGAAATTGCTGAAGAAGCCCGTGGAATATTCCCGGTTAGAAATTTCAAAGCAGGGGACGAATATTACATTTATGCTGAATGGGATACGACTGAAACCGTTCACTATTTTGTATATATCCGCAATCCTATCGAATATGTTGTATTCGATCTTAGGGATAGTATTAAAGTCTATCACGGCAGAAAGGAAGTTGAAATTAGGGAAAGAGCCTTTGCAAGCACCATAAAAAATTCTTTATGGCAGACTCTTGAATCTAATTCCGTCGATCCGGAAGTAGCGGTCAAACTTTCTGAAATATATGCCTGGCAGATCGATTTTTTCAGAATTATGGCAAATGATTCATTGAAAGTAGTTTTTCAGGAATTATATGTGGACGAAAAACCTACCGGTGTAGGAAAAATATTAACCGCATCCTTCAGGCATCGCAATGAGGATTTCTATGCATTCAGATTTGAAAAAAACGATGAAGCCGAATATTACGATGAAAAAGGGAATAGCCTGCGTAAAGCATTCCTGAAAGCTCCATTAAAATTCAGCCGCATTTCCTCAAGGTTTTCTTCAAGACGTTTTCATCCTGTCCTTGGAAGATATAAAGCTCATTTGGGTACCGACTATGCCGCTCCTACCGGTACACCTATTATGACTGTCGGCGACGGTGTTGTAATTGAAGCGGGCTATACAGGCGGAAACGGTAACTACGTCAAGGTAAGGCACAATTCCACGTATACAACACAGTATCTTCACATGTCGAAATTTGCAAAAGGAATTAGATCCGGAGTTGCTGTTAAGCAGGGTCAGATAATCGGTTATGTCGGAAGTACTGGGCTGGCCACGGGCCCCCATGTATGTTTCAGGTTCTGGAAAAACGGTAGACAGGTGGATGCATTGAGAGAAAAACTACCGTCTTCAAACCCGGTAGCTAAAGAGGACCTTCCCCAATTTCAAATGGTTAAAGATTCTCTTGCAGAGAAACTTATCTCAAACACTCTTAATTAA
- a CDS encoding MoxR family ATPase — translation MQKKSDDVAAVENLAGSILQIKKEISKVIVGQGQIINDLLVGLIARGHCLLIGVPGLAKTLLIKTLAQVLDLKFSRIQFTPDLMPGDITGTEIIDDDPVAKKRIFRFIKGPVFANMVLADEINRTPPKTQSALLEAMQEHKVTAAGTTHQLDEPFFVLATQNPIEQEGTYPLPEAQLDRFMFNLWLDYPSTGEEIEIIRTTTSNYLPDLNKILSAEELIAYQELIKRVPVADNVIEFAVNFVNRTRPGSGNTRAFINEWVSWGAGPRASQYLILAAKAKAVMEGRFTPSIDDVKSFLVPVLRHRIIPNFSAEAEGINSVEIIKKLLAQ, via the coding sequence GTGCAGAAAAAATCAGACGATGTTGCAGCCGTTGAAAATTTAGCCGGATCAATTCTTCAGATAAAAAAAGAAATTTCAAAGGTTATTGTTGGTCAGGGACAGATTATCAACGATCTGCTTGTCGGTCTGATTGCAAGGGGACACTGCCTGCTTATTGGTGTCCCGGGTCTCGCCAAAACTCTTTTAATAAAAACTCTTGCCCAGGTACTCGATCTCAAATTCAGCAGGATTCAGTTCACGCCCGATTTGATGCCGGGTGATATTACCGGCACTGAAATAATTGACGACGATCCGGTTGCAAAAAAAAGAATTTTCCGTTTTATAAAGGGGCCAGTTTTTGCTAACATGGTTCTGGCCGATGAAATTAACCGTACTCCTCCCAAAACCCAGTCAGCACTTCTCGAAGCGATGCAGGAACATAAAGTAACTGCTGCAGGAACAACTCATCAGCTCGATGAGCCTTTCTTTGTGCTTGCAACTCAGAATCCAATTGAGCAGGAAGGCACATACCCGCTTCCGGAAGCGCAGCTCGACAGGTTTATGTTCAATCTGTGGCTCGATTATCCTTCGACAGGTGAGGAAATTGAAATTATTAGAACAACTACTAGCAATTATCTGCCGGACTTAAATAAAATACTTTCAGCCGAAGAACTTATTGCTTACCAGGAACTTATTAAGCGCGTTCCTGTTGCCGATAACGTTATTGAATTTGCGGTTAATTTTGTAAATAGGACTCGACCCGGTTCAGGCAATACCAGAGCTTTTATTAATGAGTGGGTTAGCTGGGGTGCCGGACCGCGCGCATCTCAATACCTGATATTGGCTGCCAAAGCAAAAGCAGTTATGGAAGGTCGGTTCACTCCATCGATCGATGATGTTAAATCGTTTTTAGTCCCGGTTTTACGTCATAGAATTATTCCGAATTTTTCTGCAGAAGCCGAAGGAATTAATTCGGTTGAAATAATCAAAAAATTATTAGCTCAGTAA
- a CDS encoding peptidylprolyl isomerase, whose amino-acid sequence MKYLAALILFALPIYSQQVGDKIVAVVDNEIILKSELDFRANFEAAQRKLNPSDPEILRAILNQLIEEKLLYAQAELDSVTVTDDQVTQQLDYQINYFINQYGSRERLEQVYGMPVEKIKRTLRDDTRKNLMADLVRQKKFGTIQVSRYDIEEFYNAYKDSLGIVAEKYQIAHIFQNPKTGERIKQKARELAAMLLDSLKKGGDFAQLARQYSNDPGSASQGGDLGFVKRGVFYPEFEAAAFALAPNQLSGIIESPVGFHIIQLLERRGESINTRHILIKLKADDEADLRSIEFLNEIRDSIVSGKNTFEYYAKKYSDDKENARFGGELGTFEKNQLDKSLLDIIFKMKENDISFPKRLEIDSNTYGYHIVKLIKRIPEHKANLDQDFVEIKRLTEYYKKQKLYSKWMDELKEKIFWEIRL is encoded by the coding sequence ATGAAATATTTAGCAGCATTAATTCTTTTCGCTCTTCCGATCTATTCTCAGCAGGTTGGTGATAAAATTGTGGCTGTTGTTGACAACGAGATAATTTTAAAGTCGGAACTCGATTTCAGGGCTAACTTCGAAGCAGCTCAAAGAAAATTAAATCCGTCCGATCCGGAAATACTAAGAGCCATTCTCAATCAGTTGATTGAGGAAAAACTACTCTATGCGCAGGCCGAACTCGATTCTGTCACTGTAACAGACGACCAGGTAACCCAGCAGCTCGATTACCAGATTAATTATTTCATCAATCAGTACGGCTCGCGCGAAAGGCTTGAACAGGTCTATGGTATGCCTGTTGAAAAAATTAAAAGAACACTGAGAGATGATACCAGAAAAAACCTTATGGCCGATCTTGTGCGTCAGAAAAAGTTTGGAACCATTCAGGTATCAAGATATGACATTGAAGAATTTTATAATGCATATAAAGATTCGCTCGGTATTGTTGCTGAAAAATATCAGATTGCACATATATTTCAGAATCCTAAAACCGGCGAACGGATAAAACAGAAAGCCCGCGAACTGGCTGCCATGCTTCTCGATTCTCTTAAAAAAGGCGGTGATTTTGCCCAGCTTGCACGCCAGTATTCCAATGACCCGGGAAGTGCCTCACAGGGCGGCGACCTCGGATTCGTAAAGCGCGGTGTTTTCTACCCTGAATTCGAAGCGGCTGCTTTTGCTCTGGCACCGAATCAGCTTTCGGGCATTATTGAATCTCCAGTCGGTTTTCATATTATACAGCTCCTCGAAAGAAGGGGTGAGTCCATTAACACCCGTCATATTCTGATTAAACTGAAAGCAGATGACGAAGCGGATCTCCGTTCAATCGAATTCCTTAATGAGATAAGGGATAGTATAGTTTCAGGGAAGAATACATTCGAATATTATGCAAAAAAGTATAGCGATGATAAAGAGAATGCCCGCTTTGGGGGTGAGCTGGGAACATTCGAAAAAAATCAGCTCGATAAATCCCTTCTCGATATTATCTTTAAAATGAAGGAGAATGATATCAGCTTTCCTAAGAGACTCGAAATTGATAGCAATACTTATGGTTATCATATTGTTAAGCTGATTAAAAGAATTCCTGAACACAAAGCCAACCTCGATCAGGATTTTGTGGAAATAAAACGCCTTACTGAATATTATAAAAAACAGAAATTATATTCGAAGTGGATGGATGAACTGAAGGAAAAAATCTTCTGGGAAATCCGGTTATAA
- a CDS encoding peptidylprolyl isomerase, which translates to MPFRKLLLPVIPLITFLVSCAPEQSKIVVAEYGNYNVYMDEFEKAYSRNTGGVAKAKTDSLENMKNFLDLYVNYKMKLRDAVVRGYTSDPDMKKELIDYKKNIGTTLFLEDKLYEPALRKMYERRKTEILAAHIMLIPDSLMNDSQVRELGIKLIERINKGEDFAKLAAEYSKDQYTNTKGGVVGWVTAGIIVVPAIEEAIYNTEPGKIHPELVISNYGFHILKVIEKMPRRDQIKAQHILVAFKDSAGVVDSSKAFNKILEIQKELNQGADFNKLALKYSDDKMSADQYGDLGYFSRGRMDPNFEDAVFRLKVGEVSQIIKSYAGYHLVKLNAESPYPAYEQSAEELKDMFLRTTYRLEYDKILSQLRQDYNYQLNREVFARIMNSLHNIPSYEAFDQSDVRKQYGQSILFSYADKSSTVDSLFSFMKSSSQFSARNLTEELFAEAINVYLDKKLLEEKALSYDKENSNFAFLMEEYENGIYLFKILEDEVWSKISVDSIMIQDYFEKHRENYRWKDRVEFQEIYAISDTAANRYYNLALSGENFDSLVTRYSLRKGYDNIPGYKGLMEIDVNELSKKADSLPNIGDISKPFRFQDGWSVIKLIKREPARLKNLDEVKPEIISLLQELESKRLESVYLNKLKEIYKPKYYYDELMNAFKN; encoded by the coding sequence ATGCCATTCAGAAAGCTTCTCTTACCGGTTATCCCATTAATAACATTTCTGGTCTCATGCGCTCCGGAACAATCAAAAATAGTTGTCGCTGAATATGGTAATTATAATGTCTATATGGACGAGTTTGAAAAGGCTTATTCCAGGAATACAGGAGGTGTGGCAAAAGCTAAAACGGATTCACTGGAAAATATGAAAAACTTTCTTGACCTCTATGTAAATTATAAAATGAAATTGAGGGATGCCGTAGTCAGGGGATATACGAGCGATCCCGATATGAAAAAAGAATTAATCGATTATAAAAAAAATATAGGTACTACTCTCTTTCTTGAAGATAAACTTTATGAACCTGCATTAAGAAAAATGTATGAAAGAAGAAAAACGGAAATTCTTGCCGCCCATATTATGCTCATCCCGGATTCCTTAATGAATGACTCCCAGGTCAGAGAACTTGGAATTAAACTTATCGAGAGAATTAATAAAGGTGAGGATTTTGCAAAACTCGCTGCTGAATATTCAAAAGACCAGTACACCAATACTAAAGGAGGTGTTGTTGGCTGGGTTACTGCAGGAATTATAGTTGTCCCTGCAATTGAAGAGGCGATTTATAATACTGAACCGGGGAAAATTCATCCCGAACTTGTTATCTCCAATTATGGATTTCATATTCTAAAGGTTATTGAAAAAATGCCCCGCCGGGACCAGATAAAAGCCCAGCATATTCTTGTTGCATTCAAAGATTCAGCTGGTGTTGTTGATAGTTCTAAAGCTTTCAATAAAATTTTGGAAATTCAGAAAGAGCTGAATCAGGGTGCCGATTTTAATAAACTCGCTCTTAAATACTCCGATGATAAAATGTCTGCCGATCAGTATGGCGACCTGGGCTATTTCAGCAGAGGCCGGATGGATCCCAATTTTGAAGATGCTGTCTTCAGACTTAAAGTGGGGGAAGTATCACAAATTATTAAGTCCTACGCCGGTTATCATCTCGTAAAATTAAACGCTGAATCACCTTATCCTGCTTATGAACAGAGTGCTGAAGAATTGAAGGATATGTTCCTTAGAACTACTTACCGGCTTGAGTATGATAAAATACTTTCACAGTTACGGCAGGATTATAATTATCAGTTGAATAGGGAGGTTTTTGCGAGGATTATGAATTCACTCCATAACATTCCATCTTATGAAGCATTCGATCAAAGCGACGTAAGGAAGCAATATGGTCAGAGTATTCTTTTCTCATATGCGGACAAATCTTCTACTGTGGATTCATTATTCAGTTTTATGAAGAGTTCCAGCCAGTTCTCCGCTCGCAACCTCACAGAAGAGTTGTTTGCCGAGGCAATCAATGTCTACCTGGATAAAAAGCTGCTTGAGGAAAAAGCATTATCCTACGATAAGGAAAATTCTAATTTTGCTTTTTTAATGGAAGAATACGAAAACGGAATTTATCTTTTCAAAATCCTCGAAGATGAAGTCTGGTCTAAGATCTCTGTAGATAGTATTATGATTCAGGATTATTTTGAAAAGCACCGGGAAAATTACAGGTGGAAGGACCGGGTTGAATTCCAGGAGATTTATGCAATTAGTGATACTGCTGCAAATCGTTATTACAATCTTGCCTTATCAGGAGAGAATTTCGACAGCCTTGTTACCAGATATTCTCTTAGAAAAGGTTATGATAATATACCGGGTTATAAAGGCCTGATGGAAATTGATGTAAATGAACTTTCGAAAAAAGCTGATTCTCTCCCGAACATTGGAGATATTTCAAAACCGTTCAGGTTCCAGGATGGATGGTCGGTTATAAAACTTATTAAGCGGGAACCGGCACGACTTAAAAATCTTGATGAAGTTAAACCTGAAATAATTAGTCTTCTGCAGGAACTTGAAAGTAAACGGCTTGAATCTGTTTATCTGAATAAGCTTAAAGAAATCTACAAACCCAAGTATTACTATGATGAGTTAATGAATGCTTTTAAGAATTAG
- a CDS encoding site-specific DNA-methyltransferase, protein MTNKKKSPLNRSIIISESEIQKFSRKFLNPHSINDSKEIINKTICGNFWDVAPLMPSGVVDLLIIDPPYNLNKSFNTTSFKALSIDSYAEWVDKIISGLIHILKKNASVYFCCDWHSSISVGPVLEKYFYIRNRITWEREKGRGAKSNWKNNSEDIWFCTLSRKYLFNSEHVKLNRRVIAPYKDSNGEPKDWKKSKSGSFRLTFPSNIWTDISVPFWSMPENTDHPTQKPEKLLAKLILASSNKGDLIFDPFLGSGTTSVVAKKLGRNYLGIEIDRYYAALAEKRLEKAENDKKIQGYEYGRFWERNSLPFKVE, encoded by the coding sequence ATGACCAATAAAAAAAAATCTCCGCTTAACAGATCGATTATTATTTCGGAATCTGAAATCCAGAAATTCTCGCGAAAATTTCTGAATCCGCATTCTATAAATGATTCTAAAGAAATCATTAATAAAACAATCTGCGGTAATTTCTGGGATGTTGCCCCACTTATGCCATCGGGAGTGGTTGACCTACTTATAATCGATCCGCCGTATAATCTTAATAAATCATTCAATACAACAAGTTTTAAAGCATTGTCGATCGACAGCTATGCCGAATGGGTCGATAAAATTATCTCCGGTCTGATCCATATACTGAAAAAGAATGCTTCTGTCTATTTCTGCTGCGATTGGCATTCCTCTATTTCCGTGGGTCCTGTTCTCGAAAAGTATTTTTATATCCGCAACAGAATTACATGGGAGCGGGAAAAAGGACGTGGCGCCAAATCCAACTGGAAAAATAATTCGGAAGATATATGGTTCTGTACTTTATCTCGTAAATATCTTTTTAATAGCGAACACGTTAAACTGAACAGGAGAGTTATTGCTCCATATAAAGACTCAAACGGGGAACCGAAGGATTGGAAGAAATCTAAATCCGGCAGTTTCCGTCTTACATTTCCTTCGAATATCTGGACAGATATCTCGGTTCCTTTCTGGTCGATGCCTGAAAATACTGATCACCCCACACAAAAGCCGGAAAAGCTTCTGGCCAAACTAATTCTTGCAAGCTCAAATAAAGGTGACCTCATATTCGATCCATTCCTCGGCTCTGGTACAACTTCTGTCGTGGCTAAAAAATTGGGCAGAAACTATCTCGGAATCGAAATCGACCGTTATTATGCGGCTCTGGCAGAAAAAAGATTAGAAAAAGCTGAAAATGATAAAAAAATTCAGGGTTACGAGTACGGCCGCTTCTGGGAAAGGAACTCATTACCATTCAAAGTTGAATAA